Proteins encoded together in one Amblyomma americanum isolate KBUSLIRL-KWMA chromosome 1, ASM5285725v1, whole genome shotgun sequence window:
- the LOC144097445 gene encoding longitudinals lacking protein-like: protein MASQQFCVKWNSHHSNMLAAFEQLLSNEALVDVTLACEGLSLKAHKIVLSACSPFFQAIFVENPCKHPIVILQDMRYVDLKAVVDFMYRGEVNVSQDHIAAFLKTAETLKVKIFTEVANENKNGAPVTSVDGNGCRVDGDDADFDVEHLNVAEQSMTTENVPVFPYVASSPQALGDESQQSHHTVSTSDNSALVLAHP from the exons ATGGCATCACAACAGTTCTGCGTGAAATGGAATAGCCACCATTCGAACATGCTGGCCGCGTTTGAGCAACTGCTGTCTAACGAAGCGCTGGTGGACGTTACGCTGGCGTGCGAAGGTCTATCGCTAAAGGCACACAAGATCGTCCTCTCTGCCTGCAGCCCCTTTTTTCAAGCGATTTTTGTCGAGAATCCTTGCAAGCACCCTATTGTGATACTGCAGGACATGCGCTACGTGGACTTGAAAGCGGTAGTCGACTTCATGTACCGCGGTGAGGTAAACGTGTCGCAGGACCATATCGCGGCGTTCCTCAAGACTGCCGAAACTCTGAAGGTCAAGATTTTCACGGAGGTCgccaacgagaacaaaaatggtgCACCTGTTACCAGTGTGGATGGTAACGGATGCCGTGTGGATGGCGACGATGCGGACTTCGACGTGGAGCACTTGAACGTGGCGGAACAATCTATGACgactgagaac GTTCCAGTGTTCCCGTATGTTGCCTCATCACCACAAGCACTAGGggacgagtcacagcagtctcatcacACAGTGTCTACATCcgacaactctgcacttgttcttGCTCATCCTTAA